One segment of Peromyscus leucopus breed LL Stock chromosome 5, UCI_PerLeu_2.1, whole genome shotgun sequence DNA contains the following:
- the Rmi1 gene encoding recQ-mediated genome instability protein 1 isoform X1 — protein sequence MLLFKEMSVSSAVLRVETWLLATWHVKVPLMWLEACVNWIQEENNNANLSQAQVNKQVLEQWLLTDLRDLEHPLLPDNILETPKGELNGFYALQINSLVDVSQPAYSQIQKLRGKNTTNDLVSAETQITPKPWEARPSRMLMLQLTDGVTQIQGMEYQSIPALHGGLPPGTKILVHGCILFRLGVLLLKPENVKVLGGEVDGLSEEYAQEKVLARLIGELDPTVSIIPNNSDHSLPRVPGGLDPILGPSDEELLASLYESEEPAADNDASVEGSCFGTGSSSNTTPTSQPSFEPGCDISSRQKENPPNQSMPFTDGEFDDFSLEDALLLEETVQKEQMETKALQPLTLKKNTDKCVEIFSHKPNTLNHTALIHKQGNSNYNEKKLSEQMIDKDKFFGCLSARDHHKRLLAHDFTNDTKTLEVDNTTKPNIASSDEHCLSNTMLNRKLGTRLSGKSSEISNENDYLLQTCSSRSFEDNTDLYIGMDLNSPPFIYLSVLMAKKPKEVTTVKVKAFIVTLTGNLSSSGGSWGVTAKVSDGTAYLDVDFIDEILTSMIGFSVPEMKQLKKDPLKYQKFLKGLQKCQRDLIDLCCLMTISFNPSSCKAVVLELQDVGVEHLENLKKRLNK from the coding sequence GAGAGTTGAAACTTGGCTTTTGGCAACATGGCATGTTAAAGTGCCTCTAATGTGGTTGGAAGCTTGTGTTAACTGgatccaagaagaaaataataatgctaATTTGAGCCAAgcacaagtaaataaacaagtgTTGGAGCAATGGCTTCTTACTGACCTGAGAGACTTAGAACATCCTCTCTTACCTGATAACATTTTAGAAACTCCAAAGGGAGAACTGAATGGATTTTATGCTCTACAGATCAATTCCTTGGTTGACGTAAGTCAGCCCGCATATTCCCAGATACAAAAGCTGAGAGGAAAGAATACAACCAATGATCTAGTTTCAGCTGAAACACAGATTACTCCAAAACCATGGGAAGCAAGGCCTTCACGGATGCTGATGCTGCAGCTCACTGATGGTGTCACACAAATTCAAGGGATGGAATATCAGTCTATTCCAGCTCTCCATGGTGGTCTTCCTCCAGGTACAAAAATTTTGGTTCACGGATGCATTTTGTTCCGTCTTGGTGTTCTCTTGTTGAAACCAGAAAATGTGAAGGTGTTAGGAGGTGAGGTAGATGGTCTTTCAGAAGAATATGCTCAAGAAAAAGTACTTGCAAGATTAATTGGTGAACTTGATCCTACAGTTTCAATCATACCAAATAATTCTGATCACAGTTTGCCCAGAGTTCCAGGGGGGTTAGATCCTATTTTGGGACCTTCAGATGAAGAACTCTTGGCAAGTCTTTATGAAAGTGAAGAGCCTGCAGCAGATAATGATGCATCCGTGGAAGGAAGCTGTTTTGGCACAGGCAGTTCCTCAAATACTACTCCCACAAGTCAGCCTAGTTTTGAGCCAGGATGTGATATTTCTTCAAGGCAAAAGGAGAATCCACCAAACCAATCTATGCCTTTCACTGATGGAGAGTTTGATGACTTTTCACTGGAAGACGCCTTGCTTTTAGAAGAAACTGTCCAGAAAGAAcagatggaaacaaaagcattgcAGCCACTAACTTTGAAGAAAAACACAGATAAATGTGTAGAGATATTTTCACATAAACCTAATACTCTGAACCACACTGCTTTGATTCATAAACAAGGAAACAGcaattacaatgaaaaaaagttatCTGAACAAATGATTGACAAAGACAAATTTTTTGGCTGTTTGTCTGCTAGAGACCATCATAAGAGACTCTTAGCCCATGATTTTACAAATGACACCAAGACTTTGGAAGTAGAtaacacaacaaaaccaaacattgcCAGTTCAGATGAGCATTGCTTAAGTAATACAATGTTAAATAGAAAACTAGGAACCCGTCTATCAGGAAAGAGTTCAGAAATTTCTAATGAAAATGACTACCTTTTACAGACTTGTTCCTCAAGATCATTTGAGGATAACACTGATCTTTATATTGGCATGGACTTAAATTCTCCACCCTTTATCTATTTGTCTGTTCTAATGGCCAAAAAGCCAAAGGAAGTTACTACTGTGAAAGTCAAAGCATTTATTGTCACTTTAACTGGAAATCTCTCAAGCTCTGGGGGCTCTTGGGGTGTAACTGCAAAGGTTTCTGATGGTACTGCATATCTAGATGTAGATTTTATAGATGAAATACTTACCAGTATGATAGGGTTTTCGGTACcagaaatgaaacaattaaaaaaggACCCTCTTAAGTATCAAAAATTCCTAAAAGGATTACAAAAATGTCAACGAGATCTGATAGATTTGTGTTGCCTAATGACAATTTCATTTAATCCTTCTTCATGTAAAGCCGTGGTGCTTGAATTGCAGGATGTTGGTGTGGAGCACCTTGAGAACCTAAAGAAGCGGCTGAATAAATAA